AATCCGATTGAAAACTACCGCATGAGACTCCAACAATGAACCTCTTCAAATATGTTCTGTTATTCATAGTTGTCCCCCATTGGATATTACAACGAAAATCGATAAGTAATGTTGCCCTATAATCCCGTTATTTTAACGAACAAAAGAGGAGCTGCAGCGAATGCTAGCTCCTCCACTATCTACATTCCCGTTAGCGGAATGACCAGTACGATTTTATCACTGAGCAAGAAGGGGTGTTGAAATGAAAATCTACCCAGCTTATCTCTAGGTGCATTTCCTCCGGCCACCAGGGTAGAAATCGACGATTCGGCTGCAAGCATGTCGTTGGCTTACTCTCCCCAAGTTGCGCCAGGAAATACGGTATAACGATCCAAATATTGCGTTGAATTAGGAACAACTTTTATAGATTCGATCTTATGGTCCTGACTAAAAGTAACTGCCCATTTCTCTGCTTTAATTTTATAATCGTCTTCCGCGGTCACCCGCTGTACAATTTGTACCGTAAATTTATCGTTTACGGACTCTATAGCCTTGAAATCGATAATGCTTCCCATATTTAAAATGCCAGCCGGAAATTCCAAATAAATATCCGTCTTAAAATTATCGGAAACCAGTTTCATGGCGGAGGCTTTATCTCTTTCATCATAAGCCATGATAAACCTGTAAACCAGGTTCCTGTTCGCCACATACGAAACACTGCTTGGCTCTTGTTTAAAG
This is a stretch of genomic DNA from Paenibacillus sp. sptzw28. It encodes these proteins:
- a CDS encoding copper amine oxidase N-terminal domain-containing protein, with translation MKRLTKACLISLSCVLTFSIGVAFAATITPKIVVNSNQVKTSTPPKIIDGAVYVPIRAISDGFGTSISWDNRTKTAYVNSDPNFKQEPSSVSYVANRNLVYRFIMAYDERDKASAMKLVSDNFKTDIYLEFPAGILNMGSIIDFKAIESVNDKFTVQIVQRVTAEDDYKIKAEKWAVTFSQDHKIESIKVVPNSTQYLDRYTVFPGATWGE